The genomic stretch ggctgccatggtcgcttcttccttcttcttccctcttgtgattcctccggacccgctttggacggcttgggaggtttcccttatggctgcttgacttagaatcctacctgttttcagaccattttccaccatctctccaatcttaatcgcttccgcgaatggcttacccatggctgacatcatgttttagAAATAGTCAGATTCTTGAGcttggagaaaggtagtgaccatttccacttcatccatgggaggcttcaccctcgacgcctgctcacgccacttaatagcatattctctaaagctttctgaatgtttcttctttaaatttgacagagaatttcggtctggtgcaatgtcgatgttatactgaaattgttttacaaaatctctggcgagatcatcccatatatgccatcgggacatttcctggtccatgtaccattccgaggctatccctactaagctttccccaaaatatgccattagcagttcttcttttccgccggctccccgcaattggttgcagtattttttaagatgtgcaatggggtcaccgtgcccatcgtatttctcgaattttggggtcttgaaacccgctggcaggtgcacgtgagggaacatgcataggtcggcgtaagagacgctcttctgtccactcaatccttgcatattcttcaaactttgttcaaggcttctcattctcttggcaatctcattttgttctgcaattctggggttttgatcctgcccgggtgcaagctcgcactgaggcggtagaggattagtgctggtagtgaacctagttggttccattgagaatgatggtgcttggaatgtaaaagaggatgagtcaaagcttggcttgtacgtggcaggctgtgccgtaatcgggcaaggtgATGCaataaagatgttcatgcttgcatcggtggctgacattcggggatgaggctcagaaggcgatccagcagagaaggctgaggtggctgggtacccgaatggggtagcaggataatttatggggacattagaagtcccacttgacctggagaataattcagggaacccggggacgacacttggcggctctttcccattattccagtcgtccagcatttccaacatgcggagccgtaggattctattttcctccgcagttgcggattcaggtgtgaggacggctgagatcgagctctcctcggaaatagggattgtttgcaatggaatttctgaagacatttccacacttccttttgacctggtgaagtaagtgtgagtactgcttctggtcctaacaacaggtagttgaacacttctccttgacctcgtgaagtatgagtgcgaggccagactttcaccaaaccaaccgtcttttcaaaaaaccctgaagtcaacgacaaacgcacggttaatttgcagcaaataacagatagttaatctcacgttgggcatgatgcacctatacagttaagtgaattacTATATGTTttctacgagagcatgcgtcattccggcatttttcctcttattagtttttcccttttttttttattattattatattttttttttcattttgcagtaaaagaaatgcgaccggatccgatgaggattgcctacgtatcacgatgcctacgtgaatcagatcattacgtagttcaaagaacacaaatgagcgtaaaagaagcaacctctttattgttgaaatggtctattacaaactacattttgcaaaagaaaaagcaaactttgaaaataaacctagactcaaaatagactaaaaatcaccctgatgggaaaaacaggcagaagatgctaagatacggacttgacttatgagtgcattatggttttgacaattggtgtccgcggggcatcgttcggcctcgccgcggtcctaggtgtgagatccctctcaagttgttccagctcatgcatagtctgcttgacataacccatcactgccgagaggaaggtaacgctggtcatgttctcacatcgtagacatcgtctggtgatggcatgggcaatggccttgatcctatccctggtttgcttcttctcgatgagtaggcgttttatctgatcactacatatcttgaatacctgagcatcctgcatatgctgattcttcaatcgccgtacttctaacttcatctgggctaatgagtcataccagtatctgctctcaatttggaaattctTGGCCTGATCAGTTGCTTTGATCTTAAGTATAGccatctctttcttcattttggcaacagttttctcttGGTCGCGTTTCGATTGGTTCAAATACCGGCGATGCTTCTCTATTCTTAtcccccactgtgccttgagctttgccataatctttcccgattcttctaaaccatctcgccactccgcgatttctctttttaaacccttaatcaactgctggtctgatcgacttctgggctgttcatcaagagacaatctcaatttttggatttgggccttgaGTTCTTCATTATTTTggaccaatttattcttttcaCTTTGATCTTCCGCGATTTGTATACTATTATTGAActtcagactgtcaatttgtagcttcaaatcaccgatctctgcccgatactccttttcttttgctaaccaattccattgctcttgggatgattctacaaagtctttgagatgcggtctcttagctgttctttcgcaagacaggtcgcctctgaaccaagcgtgataccctggggcaacttccccttttgctatatccatcacacaagttcttgccgtcagatgttggcactcactccagatttggcgaacttcttcttcggggaaacgaccatctggactgatctcaatcacttgggtactcagatcttcatctttcggcaccacttgatacctccccagttgcctcagaacccgatatggggcgtagggttggatgcttttaagtcccatcaacagaaagtggggcctggttgctggcatgtatatgatttcctcaacaggaGACCATCCGaacgtccattggatttggctagcagtgagagttcggaaaaatgaggtccatgatgtgacacCCTCAGGTAGATTGAAACCTTTGACTCTAGTGTAGAATTCTTCAATGCAAGTCTTCTCAGgtgaaccgtaacccaagagcggagaGCGGCGGCATaagtgatcggtcatccatatttgcaacagtaggttacatccttcgaaaaagtctcccctggctcgacaagcagtgacagcccggaaaatgtcagccataatcataggcgctagagtactcttatcttgggtgagcaaagtactgacaaccccagttatttttagatcgatgttgccgtccttcctcgggaacactataagacctaagaaggccgtcatgaaagccaactgcctgtgttcgtcccacttttgtcggttgcctttactacatagtttgaaatccggcttattgaacccgccttcatgaccgtatctagcatacatgagatggagactgcagaaacctttggcaagatctggatggtgaaatgttcggggtattttcagaaaatccaaaaatcggtgtaccgtgacggccctaggtgcaatcaagtacttgaaccttaacggagcttcatcacccccaatgtatcccgctatttcctccaacgtcggggtgagttcgaagtctgaaaaatggaatacattgtgcgctgaatcccagtaagtgaccaatgatctgataatatcaccccgaggctgaatgtctagtaaattcgggagatttttcagatatttcctcactttgccttgcctctctttgcctaagtcgttccaccataatcgcaactcaaaagggatcttggtcattattgaaaacaaTTCATTttgtattgtgctcatcctgcacatttatttaggatgataaactttattagactcaaaaattaaaattatctagattttttaattttttttttgcaaaaacgggaggttggacccgccgagggttgcctacgtatctcaccccgtgcgagaatcaaaccggcgtagttcggtcagatCAAAATaagggaaacaaaaataaaatcctttaaagaaaagaagaacaactttttttttttgaaattttgttatatgttttgtttttcattttattatttatttttgaaaagagaccaaggaaatatttacacattttaaacttcccctttttattgaaattttgaaaatcttttaaagCGGTGCTACCatgaaacaataaaaaaaatttgattttttatttatatattttttgaattttgaaagtgattaaaaggaatagtcaaactgaaaggcgagcttttttttttttatcttagaAAATTCCGGTTAGGTTTGACATCACTCGGAcatggtttttttttcaaaagaataagtaattatctccctatcctgctattctattttttgaaaatttttcggaaaccggtcaacatgcagatctgaagcaaatagatgcgcacaacaaatgggatgcagcaggatgatcttttcattccaggttgtctgtcctagacggacccaacccctgtgttgagtcccctatgtcaaatgcaacatgatgcagataagtgttcctactagggatccggcatgaggtttcgttatactaggtttataacctaggtagatgttctagactgtgtacctgagcggacaactcgagtcgaggaggggcaacttaccgggaaccaaaaggccgtccggcttcgtaacttatccgtcctctttcttattttaggtatcgacactaacagaatagggagcctcgaccagcgagcttctccccggaggtgaagagagaagggttcgacacagtttatatatacagttcagataatatcaaagcagtaaaaaacaaaatttagcacgttatgcaaaaacatgtaataaagattagataataaagccaaaatataacaattattctaagatcgaattcttgaaccctgaaccagtggttctgggttaatagtccccagcagagtcgccagagctgtcacacctcctttttgcgcgcccgcccccgaagggttaaatgcgcgagggagtttttccaatttaagtgacaatattcgaaatgagattagttatttaattcagagtcgccacttgggaaaggtttggtttttggtgtcccaagtcaccggtttatcttgaatcccaaatcgaggaaattttcgacttttccaaatgaagactgcgaaccagaaattctaagtaaggaattttgttgacccgagggaaggtgttaggcaccctcgaatcccgtggttctagcacggtcgcttaaattgttataatggctaaatatctgatttaaatacatgttatgacttacgtgcttttattaagtttaaaccgcttttatcattatcacttatttttatagaattgcaacgtcgtgaaaatgcatctcgaaccacgtcacaatcaatgcgcccgtgatcgtcaacacattttgacttcgttgagatttggatttgggtcacatcaatgtgcacccgaatttaagaatatgatttaattaagccgcgcctaaagagtctaacgcgttattattttttgagaaggccatgagattcactaaacggcctagcctgaattctaaatattatgattagttgttgagggccccgcaatttgcattttttatttatttggcGAGGTTCGTTTCtatttttagaaaggatatcctaaatcAACTACATTTCTAACTGCGTTTGTCTAAAAAATGGAAGGAGAAGGATACATGttaattcaagtatatgctttggcctaacccgaatccttatcaatttctgattaattattttataaaatggaGGGACGTCATACCTTGTGAAACatgctttaattggacaaagaagttACATGCGAGATTGAcaaaatacaacacttaatccgaacaacatcCTTAAGTCGGATTTAGATTAACTCGTTTAAGCGGGATTAATAGAATTTCTTATTAAAGAAAAAACCAGTCCTATGAACTGCCCAAAGAAATTGAGACTGggtgattcaaaactgtattatatttggctagatttaacaaccatttgcccctacctattcaaagcatgctgaaagagtgagTTCAATTCTAACAATCATATTGAATAGTTTCACATTCCATGAACtgtatttacatcctgtatgcttcTAAATGAATCAAATACCACAGTTTCAGATCAACataaacattaattaagtacaaacttactaatgtattctctattaggctacaaattaaaggatttatacaactttaacaatattcgcaaagctGTAAGTAAAGCCACAGATGATTAAAAATTCTTCAGATATTTCATTTCAACTTTCATTTCGACATCAgttacatcagacagattcgaagtgtgtacctgagaagatgcttacaatgaagaaagcaagagagTCAGTTGAGCAACAGTGCAAGCGAAACAGCAACAGTAACAGATAACAGCAGCAGGACAAGTTCCGGTGCAAGATACAATTATGGACGAGGAAAAAGTGGAAAATGACAGCAGTAGGCAGTGTTGCATAAACAAAACTCCAGGCAGACCGACTCAAAGGAAACTAAGCGTGAAATACCACCAGTAATCTCAATCgagacttggaagaatcagtacAGCCCAACAGGTTGACAGCGAATGAAACCCAAACAGAAAACAGTTTCTCCTGAAATTTCTGTATATTCTCTGTTTCTTGTTCATTCTCTATCTGTATATATAGCTTCTCTCAATGTGTCTGTATGTGCCTCTTTATGATATCcctctcactatctcttttcttCTTAAACAAAACAGTACCAATTTTTagtcttgaaatctatttggGTTATCAGAAGAACTCCTCTcggtttttttttatcttttttgaacTTCAAGCCCTCAATGATTCAGTCTGAATCCCCCCTATATCTCTCAATGTgactcccttttataagccttaacatcaccccttttacagcctgatagaCTAATCAGATAtccctcccatgtgctatcttcttttcagttccacttagctatttaagtattaaccccccaTCACATTCCCTCGCAGACTTActcttttaaaagaggtttaatacttcttaaactaaagcagggtaatgggcagcaaaatatatctgacagcatgtgctgtcaactattttattcaaaagccctaatgcagggcacaggctgtgcacaaatgcacctgtggtgctcaaatgcacatgttgtgcacaagtgcacatgccctccaattcagaacttaaacaaacattccttttacatttctgattcaaattaacaactataagtaaacaaactcagttcctaattgattcaaacaaatgtgtccagaagcaaatcgatttgttattgttcaggcagttgaaactaattgacgacacatgtcgactcgactatattaatcataacatgcacaatcgtagccaaaaatcagacatttaacagtatcgacacatgatttgaattgtactgaccaaacagaattgtactcgaggagtCAGTTAATCGGTTTAAATTTGAGATTCAGTtaattgcacaacacatacatacatacatacgcatTATCAGAACAGGAGAGAGACCTAATCAAACACgtaggttcaaacaaagtggacaggacacagttgataaaactcaaaacacaaatttcacaaaacatgaacagcctttaaaacaatcacatggactaaaacaaataaagaaaagagaacaaaactcACCTGaaaccccgaaaaatcaaaagaccctaGCCTGGACTCGAACatacctttcttaaggctgaacagaccttaatcgaagtgtttctcagagaaacactttgattaaggtccattagaccttaatctcttcggttagaacaagatacggaccagtgacgaggaaccctaaggttccaaaaattagatccgggattcatgcttccctggtcagattcggaccaaaccaagcatggtttggtcacgagggggtctggggagtgtctggtatgaatttagggcagattggtgtagatcgagttttgactcgaatcttcaaatgaagattcgagaaggtgggatgggattcgagctgAACGGTTGgtggatccatgttcagggtgtcaaggtggtcctagggtgttaaggtgaaggtcaccggcgttcatgccgccgggtttctggtgaagggagatgggggcggctctagggttccggggttcttgtgaagatgatgaaaggcaggggtatttggatagggggtggggtatggggggaagcttatatatggagtgggtgaatggatctcagccgttggatgaggcacgatgaagggccaggatccttcagctcgCGGGAGAACGGTGTCGTTTTAGGTGCTGGGGTCAaagttggttcgggtaacgggtcgggcaaatggggttatgggtgagagatccggaccgttggatcagcCTGGTTTGAACGGTTgggatggattggcattgaaacgacgtagttttggtgtcaaactacgtcgttttggtggCCTGGGGATGGGCTGttcggactggtggcttgggccgCTCAATTGGGCTTCAGATTTTGAAAATGGgcacggcccaaattcatttaaaacaaatttttaacctctttttctttatttctaatttcctaaatacacaacctaattaaataaaactaagcaccattaattaacacttaacgtatttatttcacgcgtataaaatgttaagtaggtaaaattaaacaaggcaacaaatcaagacaaaagaaatgcgtatttttgtgatcTCCCATTCAACaatcggattacggttcacaTTACGCACGACACACatacattttttattttgttttaataaaaatgggcaaatatcataaataattaacaaagtgccatgtaaaatccaaatttgtatagcaggaccatttgttattattattttaattcttttggagcgattgtcgcgtaagacaaaaatcacgtgctcacacatggagatgaaaaaggaaaataaaagctTAGGAAGCTATTCGCTATGTATAACAGTACGTGGTTTCAATTTGAGATTGAGTATCACCAATTCGAACACAATTGCAGGTTTGTTCTGTTATATTACTATCGAATTTTGGTTGTATATTACTTATGTACAAGTTATCTACAATATTTCTACAAAAAAGTACATGTCAATAggcgatatatatatattcaatactaatatatatatatatatttctacaaaaaaaaaactacatgtcaaagtctatatatatatatattagtattGAATTTCATTCTATCTACAATAtttctacaataaaactacatatcatttgtaactcaatatgaaattcagaatttcaacatgtctacaaattaactacaaaatatctacaaaaaaTAGTTCATAACAGTATTTAGCTTTATTTTATTGCAGGTTCATCTGGAACACTGAAGTTAATTGATATTCCAACATCTCCGGCGATAGTGAaatatgaaagtataataataCCAGAAAGTACACCAAGTGTTATTGAAGTAGGCCAAGTATACCAAGACAAGCAAACAATTGCAAGTGCAATGAAGCACTATTCAGTCACGAACAAGTTCCAATTTAGGGTAAAAGGATCTAGTGCTAGAAGGTAGGAACATTGCACttgcaattcttttttattttgtagtttatttgtaattttttacttCAGTTTTTTTTGGTGAAATTGTTAAACAAAATTGTAGATAGTTTGTAGTTgttttgtatataaattgttgaaTATGATCTTTTATgctacaactatttttttttgatCTACATTTTTTATACCAGTGTTtaaattgtttttattttgtAGCTACTGGCTGGTACGTGTTGGTGAAAATTGTACATGGCACTTCAAGGCAAATAGCATAAATGATTTTGCAATGTTCAATGTTAGAAATTTCAACAGCTTGCACACATGCTTTTTGATAGACAGTACATTCATACAATACAAACCTACTGCCATGTAGTTAGTAGCATGGTTATTCCAAAATATGTTGATCCTAAGACAATTTACACACCAAAGACATACAAACTGATATGTTGTCTGAACACAGCGTGAACTTAACATACATGCAAGCTTGGAGAGCAAACGAAAAGGCTTTGGAGTTTTTGAGAGGTCATCCTGCTGACTCATACAGCAAATTGCCTAGTTATTTGTATATTCTAGAGAAGACTTATTCGGGGTCTGTAGTTAAATTGAAGAAGACGGACGATGACTGATTCTTGTATATATTTGTTGCGATTTGTACGTCAATCAGTGGTTGGGAATATTGTAGGCCAGTTGTAGTAGTTGATGGGACCTTTTTAAAGTCAGCATACATGGGAATAATGCTAACAGCTAGTACAATGGATGCAGCAGGTATTAAAGTTTTATTGTAGAAATATTGTAGCTTGTCTGTTTTTTGTAGTACTTGTAGATTTATTGTAGAAAAGTTGTAGTTTATATGTATATGTCTTCTTCTGCATTCTTCCTGCAGCCAATTAATTGCTTTTTGCCACATAATGTATGTACCATATTACCATTGGCATATGCTGTTGTTGATTCAGAAAATGACGCATCATGGAAGTGGTTTTTTGAGCAATTCAAACATACGTATGGTGAAAGACCAaatatgtgtgttgtttcagaTCGGAATGAGAGTATCTTGAAGGCAACATCTATTGTTTATCCCGCCATGCCACATTATtcttgcatgtggcatatttggacaaatataagAGCAAAGTTCAATAAGGGACATCTAAAGTTAAGCGAATTGTACTTTGCCAAGGCACAGTCATACATGcttgatgaatttaatgaaaggatgtcaaagattgaagagatTGAACCGCGTGTTAGAGCATACTTATACgatattggctatcatagatggtCTCGAGTACATGCTACGGTGAACAAAATTTGGACTATGATATCAAACATTGCAGAGTCGTTGAATGCTGTAACAAAAGATGCAAGAGAACTGCCGATAGTAAAACTATTAGAGTATATGAGGACTC from Nicotiana sylvestris chromosome 12, ASM39365v2, whole genome shotgun sequence encodes the following:
- the LOC104236649 gene encoding uncharacterized protein, producing the protein MEMKKENKSLGSYSLCITVRGFNLRLSITNSNTIAGSSGTLKLIDIPTSPAIVKYESIIIPESTPSVIEVGQVYQDKQTIASAMKHYSVTNKFQFRVKGSSARSYWLVRVGENCTWHFKANSINDFAMFNVRNFNSLHTCFLIDSTFIQYKPTAIVNLTYMQAWRANEKALEFLRGHPADSYSKLPSYLYILEKTYSGPVVVVDGTFLKSAYMGIMLTASTMDAAGIKPINCFLPHNVCTILPLAYAVVDSENDASWKWFFEQFKHTYGERPNMCVVSDRNESILKATSIVYPAMPHYSCMWHIWTNIRAKFNKGHLKLSELYFAKAQSYMLDEFNERMSKIEEIEPRVRAYLYDIGYHRWSRVHATVNKIWTMISNIAESLNAVTKDARELPIVKLLEYMRTLLERWTNEKLLKEKGTFTYLGFKFNKELDDNRTLSHKLRVRASIDYIHTVLDGMRDYIVCLENKRCSCGQFQLDELPCPHALAALRHRDGSYEQYCSPYYTRENLLRTYEIPVNPLPDESKWNMPQRITEEVVNPPSGGKRQPGRPQNKDTKYIMK